The region ATTAGTAAATAGAGGTGTGTTTTCCATAAAGAATTGTTAAAGTTGCAAAATAGCAAATTTGAGCATTAAAAAAAAGGGTTGGTTTTAAAGTTTGGCACGATGATTGCTTTTTTTATATCAATTATTATGATGAAGAATATTAGAGTGTGGTTACTTTAATATTAAGAGTAATAATTTTTCATATTGGTTGGTTAGTTAGTGAAAAAGCATCCCTCGAGGATGCTTTTTTTGTTTTAAAATTTTGCTATAGATTTAATTATACGAGATGCTTTTTTTGTTAAATATGGTTTGCTTTATAAATTGATTTTGAGAGGTCTAATTAAATTTAATTAGACATAATTTAATAATACACTTTAAAAAGCACTTTTATAGTTTTTTGTTTTTAGCTCATAATAATGTTAAAAAAACATGTATTTAGTCGATATTTTAAGTTGTTTGTCTGTGTTTTTCAATTTTAATTTTACATTTGAATGTACTAGAATATTTAGTAAGGATTAATTAATTAAAATTTGCATTATGTTGTTGATACGTTTTTCCCAAATCTAACTTCATTATAAAGATGCAAATACTGAAAAACCAAGGTTGAGGGACCTTGGTTTTTTTATTTAATAAATAGTTCTGTACGTGAGATTAATCCGGTTTCCAATTTGTTTTTTAGTTTTTGGAAGTTGGTGTAACCAATAGTCTTGCGTGCCGCCTTTCATAAGTAGTAAACTACCATGATTTAAAATTAATTTTTGTTTTAAACGGCCATCGTGTTTATGTTTAAAATGGAAAATTCGTTCTGAGCCAAAAGAGACTGATGCAATTACGGGTTGACTACCCAATTCTTTTTCATTATCTGCATGCCAGCCATTACTGTCTTGCCCATTACGGTATAAATTACATAAACAAGTTGTAAACGAATGTTGAATTTTTGTTTCTATTTTATTTTTAATTTGTAAAAGAGGATCTATAAATACATGTGGCGTCATCTGTATGCCAGAATAACCATAAGGTTTATTATTATTGGCGTATAAAGCGGTAAGCCGTGGCTGTGGTACTGTTTTTCCAAATAGTGTAATATTGTCTAGTTGCCAAGTAATGGTATTTAAAAGTTCTAGATATAATTGATCGGCTTCAGTTTTAGAGAAAAACGCAGGATAATACGTAACATCTGCATCTTCCATTTTTAAAATAATCTTTTCGTCTTCAAATAACATAGTTATACTTTTAAATACAGATATGCCCA is a window of Formosa sediminum DNA encoding:
- a CDS encoding alpha-ketoglutarate-dependent dioxygenase AlkB family protein; its protein translation is MLFEDEKIILKMEDADVTYYPAFFSKTEADQLYLELLNTITWQLDNITLFGKTVPQPRLTALYANNNKPYGYSGIQMTPHVFIDPLLQIKNKIETKIQHSFTTCLCNLYRNGQDSNGWHADNEKELGSQPVIASVSFGSERIFHFKHKHDGRLKQKLILNHGSLLLMKGGTQDYWLHQLPKTKKQIGNRINLTYRTIY